In Procambarus clarkii isolate CNS0578487 chromosome 6, FALCON_Pclarkii_2.0, whole genome shotgun sequence, one DNA window encodes the following:
- the LOC138356063 gene encoding uncharacterized protein gives MRPTHRRRVTADLINQAVIHTSGCEQPRPTALWPPGPTRTVASWPHPHCGLLAPPAQWPPGPTRTVATWPHPHCGHLAPPALWPPGPTRTVASWPHPHSGHLAPPALWPPGPTRTVATWPHPHCGHLAPPALWPPGPTRTVATWPHPHCGHLAPPALWPPGPTRTVATWPHPHCGHLAPPALWPPRPTRTVATYPHPHCGHLVPPALWPPGPTRTVATWPHPHCGYLAPPALWPPIPTRTVATWSHPHCGHLAPLALWPPGPTRTVATWPHPHCGHLAPPALWPPGPTRTVATWSHPHCGHLAPPALWPPGPTRTVATWPHAHCGHLAPPALWPPGPTRTVATWPHPHCGHLAPPALWPPGPTRTVATWPHPHCGHLAPPALWPPGPTRTVATWPHPHCGHLAPPALWPPGPTRTVATWPHPHCGHLAPPALWPPGPTRTVATWPHSHCGHLVPPALWPPGPTRTVATWPHAHCGHLAPRALWLPGPTRTVATWPHPHCGHLAPPALWPSGPTRTVAIWPHPHCGHLAPPALWPPGPTRTVATWPHPHCGHLAPPALWPPRPTRTVATSPHPLCGHLAPPELRPPGPTHTVATWPHPHCGHLAPPALWPPGPTRTVATWPHPHFGYLAPPALWPPGPTRTLATWPHPHCGHLAPPALWPPGPTRTVATWPHPHFGHLAPPALWPPGPTRTVATWPHPHCGHLAPPALWPPGPTRTVATWPLPHWGHLAPPALWPPGPTRTVANYPHPHCGHLASPTLWPPDPTRTVATWPHPHCGHLAPPALWPPGPTRTVATWPHPHCGHLAPPALWPPGPTRTVATWPLPHWGHLAPPALWPPGPTRTVAN, from the coding sequence cagacctgatcaaccaggctgtgatacatacgtcaggctgcgagcagccgcgtccaactgcACTGTGGCCACCTGGCCCCACCCGCACTGTGGCCTCCTGGCCCCACCCGCACTGTGGCCTCCTGGCCCCACCCGCACAGTGGCCACCTGGCCCCACCCGCACTGTGGCCACCTGGCCCCACCCGCACTGTGGCCACCTGGCCCCACCCGCACTGTGGCCACCTGGCCCCACCCGCACTGTGGCCTCCTGGCCCCACCCGCACAGTGGCCACCTGGCCCCACCCGCACTGTGGCCACCTGGCCCCACCCGCACTGTGGCCACCTGGCCCCACCCGCACTGTGGCCACCTGGCCCCACCCGCACTGTGGCCACCTGGCCCCACCCGCACTGTGGCCACCTGGCCCCACCCGCACTGTGGCCACCTGGCCCCACCCGCACTGTGGCCACCTGGCCCCACCCGCACTGTGGCCACCTGGCCCCACCCGCACTGTGGCCACCTCGCCCCACCCGCACTGTGGCCACCTCGCCCCACCCGCACTGTGGCCACCTATCCCCACCCGCACTGTGGCCACCTGGTCCCACCCGCACTGTGGCCACCTGGCCCCACCCGCACTGTGGCCACCTGGCCCCACCCGCACTGTGGCTACCTCGCCCCACCCGCACTGTGGCCACCTATCCCCACCCGCACTGTGGCCACCTGGTCCCACCCGCACTGTGGCCACCTGGCCCCACTCGCACTGTGGCCACCTGGCCCCACGCGCACTGTGGCCACCTGGCCCCATCCGCACTGTGGCCACCTGGCCCCACCCGCACTGTGGCCACCTGGCCCCACCCGCACTGTGGCCACCTGGTCCCACCCGCACTGTGGCCACCTGGCCCCACCCGCACTGTGGCCACCTGGCCCCACCCGCACTGTGGCCACCTGGCCCCACGCGCACTGTGGCCACCTGGCCCCACCCGCACTGTGGCCACCTGGACCCACCCGCACTGTGGCCACCTGGCCCCACCCGCACTGTGGCCACCTGGCCCCACCCGCACTGTGGCCACCTGGCCCCACCCGCACTGTGGCCACCTGGCCCCACCCGCACTGTGGCCACCTCGCCCCACCCGCACTGTGGCCACCTGGCCCCACCCGCACTGTGGCCACCTGGCCCCACCCGCACTGTGGCCACCTGGCCCCACCCGCACTGTGGCCACCTGGCCCCACCCGCACTGTGGCCACCTGGCCCCACCCGCACTGTGGCCACCTGGCCCCACCCGCACTGTGGCCACCTGGCCCCACCCGCACTGTGGCCACCTGGCCCCATTCGCACTGTGGCCACCTGGTCCCACCCGCACTGTGGCCACCTGGCCCCACCCGCACTGTGGCCACCTGGCCCCACGCGCACTGTGGCCACCTGGCCCCACGCGCACTGTGGCTACCTGGCCCCACCCGCACTGTGGCCACCTGGCCCCACCCGCACTGTGGCCATCTGGCCCCACCCGCACTGTGGCCATCTGGCCCCACCCGCACTGTGGCCATCTGGCCCCACCCGCACTGTGGCCACCTGGCCCCACCCGCACTGTGGCCACCTGGCCCCACCCGCACCGTGGCCACCTGGCCCCATCCGCACTGTGGCCACCTGGCCCCACCCGCACTGTGGCCACCTCGCCCAACCCGCACTGTGGCCACTTCGCCCCAcccgctctgtggccacctggccccacctgAACTGAGGCCACCTGGCCCCACCCACACTGTGGCCACCTGGCCCCACCCGCACTGTGGCCACCTGGCCCCACCCGCACTGTGGCCACCTGGCCCCACCCGCACTGTGGCCACCTGGCCCCACCCGCACTTTGGCTACCTGGCCCCACCCGCACTGTGGCCACCTGGCCCCACCCGCACTTTGGCCACCTGGCCCCACCCGCACTGTGGCCACCTGGCTCCACCCGCACTTTGGCCACCTGGCCCCACCCGCACTGTGGCCACCTGGCCCCACCCGCACTTTGGCCACCTGGCCCCACCCGCACTGTGGCCACCTGGCCCCACGCGCACTGTGGCCACCTGGCCCCACCCGCACTGTGGCCACCTGGCCCCACCCGCACTGTGGCCACCTGGCCCCACCCGCACTGTGGCCACCTGGCCCCTCCCGCACTGGGGCCACCTGGCCCCACCCGCACTGTGGCCACCTGGCCCCACCCGCACTGTGGCCAACTATCCCCACCCACACTGTGGCCACCTGGCTTCACCCACACTGTGGCCACCTGACCCCACCCGCACTGTGGCCACCTGGCCCCACCCGCACTGTGGCCACCTGGCCCCACCCGCACTGTGGCCACCTGGCCCCACCCGCACTGTGGCCACCTGGCCCCACCCGCACTGTGGCCACCTGGCCCCACCCGCACTGTGGCCACCTGGCCCCACCCGCACTGTGGCCACCTGGCCCCTCCCGCACTGGGGCCACCTGGCCCCACCCGCACTGTGGCCACCTGGCCCCACCCGCACTGTGGCCAACTAG